Proteins co-encoded in one Funiculus sociatus GB2-C1 genomic window:
- a CDS encoding cytotoxic translational repressor of toxin-antitoxin stability system, producing MKLEVRYARSFLRDLKNLEYAARERIYEFVFEEFMRINQIYDLPELQRLGSDTIFYRFSIDDYLIAIEVTGHIVKFLRVLPKPDL from the coding sequence GTGAAACTAGAAGTGCGCTACGCCCGGTCTTTTTTGCGTGACCTTAAAAATTTAGAGTACGCGGCTAGAGAACGCATCTATGAATTCGTTTTTGAAGAGTTCATGCGGATCAATCAAATTTATGACCTACCGGAATTACAGCGACTCGGTTCCGATACCATTTTCTACCGCTTCAGTATAGATGACTATCTGATTGCAATTGAGGTGACAGGGCATATTGTTAAATTCCTGCGGGTTCTGCCTAAACCGGATTTGTAA
- a CDS encoding glucose-6-phosphate isomerase, with protein sequence MDAVALWQRYQDWLYYHEGLEFYLDISRMRFDDEFVQSMQPGFEKAFKEMAELEGGAIANPDENRMVGHYWLRDPDLAPTPEIKQQIVKTLEKIEAFTQKVHSGEIKPPNAPKFTDIISIGIGGSALGPEFVAEALAPDFPPLAIHFIDNSDPAGIDSILNKLKGRLASTLVLVISKSGGTPEPRNGMIEVQTAFAAQNLNFPPQAVAITGDGSKLDQQAKSEGWLDTFPMEDWVGGRTSEMSAVGLVPAALQGIDIRAMLAGAKEMDAATRIPKLKENPAALLALSWYFAGNGKGEKDMVVLPYKDSLLLFSRYLQQLVMESLGKERDLDGNIVHQGIAVYGNKGSTDQHAYVQQLRDGVPNFFLTFIEVLRDRSGNSPEIEPSVTSGDYLSGFLQGTRQALYENHRDSITVTIGQVNPRMVGALIALYERAVGFYGILVNINAYHQPGVEAGKKAAATILDLQKQVLQVLQEEGTALSLTQLAQKAGASDQVEAIYKILRHLHANHRGVALEGNFAKPATLMVSAT encoded by the coding sequence ATGGATGCAGTGGCACTTTGGCAACGGTACCAGGATTGGCTCTACTATCACGAGGGGTTAGAATTTTACCTCGATATCAGCCGGATGCGGTTTGATGATGAGTTTGTCCAATCAATGCAGCCGGGGTTTGAGAAGGCGTTTAAGGAGATGGCAGAATTGGAGGGAGGCGCGATCGCTAACCCTGACGAAAACCGCATGGTCGGACACTACTGGCTGCGCGATCCCGACTTAGCCCCCACCCCGGAAATAAAACAACAGATTGTCAAAACTTTAGAAAAAATTGAAGCCTTTACCCAAAAAGTCCATAGCGGGGAAATTAAACCCCCCAACGCCCCCAAATTTACCGACATTATCTCCATTGGCATTGGCGGTTCAGCACTTGGCCCTGAGTTTGTCGCCGAAGCCCTAGCGCCAGATTTCCCACCCCTGGCAATTCACTTCATCGACAACAGCGATCCCGCTGGTATCGACAGTATCCTCAACAAACTCAAAGGCCGACTAGCCAGCACCCTAGTCTTAGTCATCTCCAAATCTGGGGGAACGCCAGAACCGCGCAACGGCATGATTGAGGTGCAAACAGCCTTTGCTGCTCAGAATTTGAACTTTCCCCCTCAAGCCGTCGCCATCACAGGAGACGGCAGCAAATTAGACCAGCAGGCAAAGTCAGAAGGCTGGTTAGACACCTTCCCAATGGAAGACTGGGTGGGAGGACGAACTTCGGAAATGTCAGCCGTGGGGTTGGTTCCAGCCGCTTTGCAAGGCATCGACATCCGCGCTATGCTTGCTGGTGCAAAAGAAATGGATGCCGCTACCCGCATCCCCAAGCTGAAAGAAAACCCAGCGGCGCTGCTTGCCCTCAGCTGGTACTTCGCTGGCAACGGCAAAGGCGAAAAAGACATGGTGGTGTTGCCTTACAAAGACAGCCTGCTGCTATTCAGCCGCTATCTGCAACAGCTAGTGATGGAATCTTTGGGCAAGGAAAGAGACCTCGACGGTAATATCGTTCACCAAGGCATCGCCGTCTATGGCAACAAAGGCTCAACCGACCAACACGCCTATGTTCAGCAGTTGCGAGATGGGGTTCCGAATTTCTTCTTAACCTTTATTGAAGTGTTACGCGATCGCTCTGGCAACTCCCCAGAAATAGAGCCTAGTGTCACATCAGGCGACTATCTATCCGGTTTCTTGCAGGGAACGCGACAAGCTCTTTACGAAAATCACCGAGATTCTATCACCGTGACGATTGGGCAAGTCAATCCCCGCATGGTGGGAGCGTTAATTGCATTGTATGAGCGGGCTGTTGGATTTTATGGAATCCTTGTCAATATCAATGCTTATCACCAACCAGGTGTAGAAGCTGGTAAAAAAGCTGCCGCCACCATTCTCGACTTGCAGAAACAAGTTTTGCAAGTTCTACAGGAAGAAGGCACTGCCCTCTCTCTTACCCAATTAGCACAGAAAGCTGGTGCTTCCGATCAAGTTGAGGCGATTTACAAAATCCTGCGGCATCTCCATGCCAACCACCGGGGTGTCGCCTTAGAAGGCAATTTTGCCAAACCAGCGACTTTGATGGTTTCCGCCACCTAA